A part of Cryptococcus gattii WM276 chromosome G, complete sequence genomic DNA contains:
- a CDS encoding tRNA-specific adenosine deaminase (Similar to TIGR gene model, INSD accession AAW44774.1; CNG03760), producing the protein MTTLSDRIAQSSISLYESLPKHGKPTVRDNGVPEWTILSVISLVVRQSLTFDNDHSDVVVPMSLGTGVKVLPHQKLPPLGDAVHDCHGEVVARRGFVRWLILQAALLDQKENGQIGQGSHALYVERGENGKLKLKDGVDVWLYVSALPCGDASTLYTAMHQPPEEASQWTEPPIAQDNPASSSTSLFTSYHPLRGRNTYSTVSTLRTKPGRSDSPPTTSMSCSDKIATWACVGMQGGLLADLYEKVKLEGLVIGGVERPPGCIDDKNVWEDKMKAEADRALYGRLESIKSILPKEYPLHEPQFHFTSISFPHSKPSISSTYPTAPEPQPSPLSLSFLPWLFVSSNKPGKPPKPSEREIISNGTLLGFPWKAPGITPVRPRGRSRLCKIETLLAYEALPNKRQSKNPKTYWDYKHRPMSAYQTAKGLLRGIPKKVPGTGVWQQLGDVWSTCAPEEMTGDQQAPPFKGWLISGKDYESFTSAGELLRGADDIS; encoded by the exons ATGACCACTCTCTCAGATCGGATAGCACAGTCCTCGATATCCCTCTACGAATCTCTCCCGAAGCACGGAAAACCGACTGTTAGAGATAATGGTGTCCCAGAATGGACAATCCTGTCCGTCATCTCACTTGTGGTACGACAATCGTTGACTTTCGACAACGATCATTCCGACGTGGTTGTCCCGATGTCCTTAGGTACAGGGGTCAAAGTCTTACCTCATCAAAAACTGCCTCCATTAGGCGATGCCGTTCATGATTGCCATGGGGAGGTTGTCGCTCGGCGGGGATTTGTTCGATGGTTGATACTCCAAGCCGCCTTACTTGATCAGAAGGAAAATGGACAGATAGGCCAAGGATCACATGCATTATACGTCGAACGAGGAGAGAATGGAAAGCTTAAACTGAAAGATGGCGTAGACGTGTGGCTGTATGTCTCGGCTTTACCA TGTGGAGATGCCTCTACCCTGTATACCGCAATGCACCAACCTCCTGAGGAGGCGTCTCAATGGACAGAACCACCAATTGCGCAAGATAATCCAGCATCGTCTTCGACTTCATTATTTACCTCCTACCACCCGTTGCGAGGTCGCAATACCTATTCGACTGTGTCTACATTACGTACCAAACCTGGTCGATCCGATTCACCCCCCACGACCTCCATGTCTTGCTCCGATAAGATTGCAACTTGGGCTTGTGTGGGAATGCAGGGTGGATTGTTGGCGGATCTGTACGAAAAAGTGAAGCTTGAGGGTCTGGTAATTGGTGGTGTTGAACGGCCTCCTGGATGTATTGACGATAAGAACGTCTGGGAAGATAAAATGAAAGCAGAAGCAGATAGGGCGTTGTATGGGAGACTGGAAAGCATCAAGT CCATATTGCCGAAAGAGTATCCTCTACATGAACCCCAATTCCATTTTACATCCATATCATTCCCCCATTCCAAGCCCTCTATTTCCTCCACATACCCGACCGCCCCAGAACCACAACCATCACCATTATCGCTATCATTTCTCCCTTGGCTTTTCGTTTCGAGCAATAAACCTGGTAAACCCCCCAAGCCAAGCGAGCGAGAAATCATCTCGAACGGCACCCTTCTTGGTTTCCCATGGAAGGCGCCTGGGATAACTCCTGTCAGGCCAAGAGGGAGGTCGCGATTGTGTAAGATTGAGACCCTACTGGCTTACGAGGCGTTGCCCAACAAGCGCCAGTCGAAAAACCCCAAGACATACTGGGACTACAAACACCGCCCCATGTCAGCGTACCAGACAGCCAAAGGTCTACTCCGGGGCATACCCAAGAAGGTGCCAGGCACTGGCGTTTGGCAGCAATTGGGTGACGTGTGGAGTACTTGTGCGCCAGAAGAGATGACAGGGGATCAACAAGCACCACCTTTCAAAGGATGGCTAATAAGCGGAAAGGATTACGAGTCTTTTACTTCTGCAGGTGAATTGTTACGAGGGGCTGACGATATTTCATGA
- a CDS encoding uncharacterized protein (Similar to TIGR gene model, INSD accession AAW44773.1), with protein sequence MAQTKPVLVIYGATAYTAQQLFTYLEEHPEAEDFDFILAGRNQTKLDKLNESLKIKREVIACELTDEEGIEAMVKRGDVIVNFAGPYRWHNAEAIIRVCSNAGKHYVDLCGESAWLAKDIIPKYHSIASSTGACIVPSCGFDSVPSDLVVYLANQTLQKVRPGSTLADSTSIFKVKGTISGGTIQSMITLTELPKEERRAGEFSLCPVQLPSTPPALTVSLPSTPLTPARFASFFFMYVYNRTVVRRSQFLSGALPTKSGGKVMKYAEGLDFGYGKFVSALATIGMMVFGGMFFGFKCLRNIILRYLPKPGEGASLEQLKTGHYQVTNISIEEPSTPGHQPVKILTKFEGDGDPGYLNTCYLLAESALSMVLPAPKGTCHPPLAKIGGLLTPATAMGDVLVERLRKSGKFQITSEVLSEEKKDI encoded by the exons ATGGCGCAGACAAAGCCGGTGCTTGTCATCTACGGCGCAACAGCGTACACCGCGCAGCAGTTATTTACGTATCTCGAGGAGCACCCCGAGGCAGAAGACTTCGATTTTATTCTTGCGGGCCGTAACCAGACCAAGCTTGACAAGTTAAATGAGAGCCTAAAGATAAAAAGAGAGGTTATTGCCTGCGAGTTGACTGACGAGGAGGGGATTGAGGCTATGGTCAAGAGGGGAGATGTTATAGTCAATTTTGCTG GTCCTTACCGATGGCACAACGCTGAGGCCATCATTCG TGTATGTTCCAACGCTGGAAAGCACTACGTCGACCTTTGCGGCGAATCTGCATGGTTGGCCAAAGACATTATTCCAAAGTACCATTCGATCGCCAGCTCGACTGGGGCCTGCATTGTTCCTTCCTGCGGTTTTGATTCTGTTCCTTC AGACCTGGTCGTGTATCTTGCTAATCAAACCCTCCAAAAGGTTCGGCCAGGATCCACATTGGCTGATTCAACCTCCATCTTCAAGGTCAAAGGCACCATCAGCGGTGGAACTATTCAGTCTATGATCACACTTACCGAGCTTCCCAAGGAAGAGCGAAGAGCTGGAGAGTTCAGTCTCTGTCCTG TCCAACTCCCGTCCACACCTCCAGCGCTTACCGTCTCCCTTCCTTCTACTCCTCTTACTCCCGCTCGTTTTGCATCATTTTTCTTCATGTATGTCTACAACCGGACTGTTGTTCGCCGTTCCCAGTTTCTCTCTGGTGCCTTGCCAACCAAGTCTGGTGGTAAGGTCATGAAATACGCTGAAGGTTTGGACTTTGGTTATGGTAAATTCGTATCAGCCTTGGCTACCATCGGGATGATGGTTTTCGGAGGCATGTTTTTCGGTTTCAAGTGT CTTAGGAATATAATTCTTCGATACTTGCCCAAGCCGGGAGAAGGAGCTTCCCTGGA GCAGCTGAAAACTGGTCATTACCAAGTTACCAACATTTCTATCGAGGAACCCTCTACTCCCGGCCATCAACCTGTGAAGATCCTCACCAAATTCGAGGGTGATGGCGACCCTGGATACCTTAACACTTGCT ACTTGCTTGCCGAGTCCGCATTGTCCATGGTCCTCCCTGCTCCCAAAGGCACTTGTCACCCACCTTTAGCCAAAATTGGTGGCCTTTTGACCCCCGCGACGGCCATGGGTGATGTGCTTGTTGAGCGATTAAGAAAGAGCGGCAAGTTCCAAATTACCAGCGAGGTGTTGAgtgaggagaagaaggacaTTTAA
- a CDS encoding Orotidine monophosphate pyrophosphorylase (URA5) (Similar to TIGR gene model, INSD accession AAW44772.1) yields MSSQALDSAKVAFIEAAIEHGVLLFGNFTLKSGRQSPYFFNAGLLYSSSLLSTTAQAYAKILSSSRIPDFDVLFGPAYKGISLAAVSAVSLYQQTGKDIGYCYNRKEKKDHGEGGTMVGAPLKGRIVIIDDVLTSGKAIREAIDILKASPEAKLVGIVQLVDRQEKGQSGSGKSTVQEVEEEFGVPVEPIIGLDDIVKYLESSGKWEKELQEVRKYREEYGVQRS; encoded by the exons ATGTCTTCCCAAGCCCTCGACTCCGCCAAGGTCGCCTTCATCGAGGCTGCCATCGAACACGGCGTGCTTCTTTTTGGTAACTTTACCTTGAAGTCAGGCCG TCAATCCCCTTACTTCTTCAATGCCGGTCTCCTTTATTCCTCATCCCTTCTCTCAACTACTGCCCAGGCTTACGCCAAAATACTTTCGTCTTCTAGGATTCCTGACTTTGACGTCCTCTTCGGCCCTGCTTATAAGGGTATTTCCTTGGCTGCTGTCTCCGCTGTAAGCCTTTACCAGCAAACTGGCAAAGACATCGGTTACTGCTACAAcaggaaggagaagaaggac CACGGCGAGGGCGGTACTATGGTCGGTGCACCTCTCAAGGGCAGAATCGTCATCATCGACGACGTCCTCACCTCTGGCAAGGCCATTCGTGAGGCCATTGACATTCTCAAGGCCTCTCCTGAAGCCAAGCTCGTTGGAATTGTCCAACTTGTCGACAGGCAAGAGAAGGGCCAAAGCGGTAGCGGTAAGAGTACCGTACAGGAGGTCGAGGAAGAGTTCGGCGTACCCGTCGAGCCTATCATTGGTTTGGACGATATCGTGAAGTACTTGGAAAGCTCCGGAAAGTGGGAGAAGGAGTTGCAAGAGGTCAGGAAGTACAGGGAAGAGTACGGTGTTCAAAGGTCTTAA